A window of Saccopteryx leptura isolate mSacLep1 chromosome 5, mSacLep1_pri_phased_curated, whole genome shotgun sequence contains these coding sequences:
- the SGCB gene encoding beta-sarcoglycan: MAAAAAAAEQQSSNGPVKKSMREKAVERRNVNKEHNSNFKAGYIPIDEDRLHKTGLRGRKGNLAICVIVLLFILAVINLIITLVIWAVIRIGPNGCDSMEFHESGLLRFKQISDMGVIHPLYKSTVGGRRNENLVITGNNQPIVFQQGTTKLSVEKNKTSITSDIGMQFFDPRTQNILFSTDYETHEFHLPSGVKSLNVQKASTERITSNATSDLNIKVDGRAIVRGNEGVFIMGKTIEFHMGGNMELKAENSIILNGTVMVSPTRLPSSSSGPQFGAGEWVRYKLCVCADGTLFKVQVTGQNMGCQVSDNPCGNTH, encoded by the exons atggcggcggcggcggcggccgccgAGCAG CAGAGTTCCAATGGTCCTGTGAAGAAGTCCATGCGGGAGAAGGCTGTGGAGAGGAGGAACGTCAATAAGGAGCACAACAGCAACTTCAAAGCCGGGTATATTCCTATCGACGAGGACCGCCTCCATAAGACAGGCttgagagggaggaagggcaaCTTGGCCATCTGTGTGATTGTCCTCTTGTTCATCCTGGCTGTTATCAACCTAATT atAACACTTGTTATCTGGGCTGTCATTCGCATTGGACCAAATGGCTGTGACAGCATGGAGTTTCATGAAAGTGGTCTGCTTCGATTTAAGCAAATATCTGACATGGGAGTTATACATCCTCTTTATAAGAGCACAGTAGGAGGAAGGCGAAATGAAAACTTGGTCATCACTGGCAACAACCAGCCT ATTGTTTTTCAGCAAGGGACAACAAAACTCAGTGTGGAAAAGAACAAAACTTCTATTACAAGTGACATTGGTATGCAGTTTTTCGACCCAAGAACTCAAAATATTTTGTTCAGCACAGACTATGAAACTCATGAGTTTCATTTGCCGAGTGGAGTGAAAAGTTTAAATGTTCAAAAAGCCTCTACTGAAAGG atTACCAGCAATGCTACTAGTGATTTGAACATAAAAGTTGATGGGCGTGCTATAGTGCGTGGAAATGAAGGAGTATTCATTATGGGCAAAACCATTGAATTTCACATGGGTGGTAATATGGAGTTAAAAGCA GAGAACAGCATCATCCTAAATGGAACAGTGATGGTCAGCCCGACTCGCCTCCCCAGTTCCTCCAGTGGACCCCAGTTTGGCGCTGGCGAGTGGGTGCGCtacaagctgtgtgtgtgtgccgaCGGGACTCTCTTCAAAGTGCAAGTCACAGGCCAGAATATGGGCTGCCAGGTGTCCGACAACCCCTGCGGGAACACTCATTAG